One segment of Thermonema lapsum DNA contains the following:
- a CDS encoding potassium channel family protein: MPKRKIAVIGLGQFGMEIARTLAARGAEVLALDNNMAHIEAIKDEVAYAVQVDATDKRALQAQNISEMDAVVVAIGEDFEALLLCTVNLLELKVKEIIVRSASDQQEKILRQLGVSKILSPEREVAKTVSEGLLNPDILVRLPLPDGYEIAEVPPPPKVINRKLADIGLREKYALNLITIKRYYEETPEGEEQARQVEHIIGVPAPSTIIYEGDILILMGRKPDIDKFLLLNR, encoded by the coding sequence ATGCCTAAAAGAAAAATTGCCGTCATCGGTTTAGGGCAATTCGGTATGGAAATTGCCCGCACCTTAGCCGCCCGAGGAGCAGAAGTGCTTGCCTTAGACAACAACATGGCGCACATCGAAGCCATCAAAGACGAGGTAGCCTATGCCGTGCAAGTCGATGCTACCGACAAGCGGGCGCTGCAGGCGCAAAACATATCGGAGATGGATGCCGTGGTGGTAGCCATAGGCGAAGACTTCGAAGCCTTGCTCTTGTGTACTGTGAATCTGCTTGAGCTGAAGGTGAAAGAAATCATTGTGCGCTCTGCCAGTGACCAACAGGAAAAAATCCTACGCCAATTGGGAGTTTCTAAAATACTTTCGCCGGAACGTGAGGTGGCAAAGACCGTATCCGAAGGCTTACTTAATCCGGACATACTGGTGCGCTTGCCGCTGCCCGATGGTTATGAAATTGCAGAAGTACCTCCACCGCCCAAAGTAATCAACCGGAAGCTGGCAGATATCGGTTTGCGCGAAAAGTACGCTCTGAACCTCATCACCATCAAGCGCTACTACGAAGAAACACCCGAAGGAGAAGAGCAAGCCCGCCAAGTAGAGCATATCATTGGGGTGCCCGCTCCTTCTACCATCATTTACGAAGGTGATATTTTGATTTTGATGGGCAGAAAGCCTGATATAGATAAATTCTTGTTGCTGAATCGCTAA
- the udk gene encoding uridine kinase has translation MKKPYVVGITGGSASGKTYFLRSLLNHFSEDEICLISQDNYYRPLEEQPRDENNIANFDTPQSLDHDAFARDLQRLLQGETVHRMEYTFNNPNITPKELVFKPKPIIVVEGIFVFYYPDVASLLDLKIFIEAKEHIKLKRRIIRDKIERGYDLEDVLYRYERHVAPTYERYIAPFREDADIIVPNNKHINTALEMVQLFLKQKVKENA, from the coding sequence ATGAAAAAGCCTTACGTTGTCGGAATTACAGGCGGCAGTGCCTCAGGAAAAACCTATTTCTTGCGTAGCCTTTTGAATCACTTCAGCGAAGACGAAATCTGCTTGATATCGCAAGACAACTACTATCGCCCTTTGGAAGAACAACCACGCGATGAAAACAATATTGCTAATTTCGACACCCCTCAGTCGCTTGACCATGACGCCTTTGCCCGCGACTTGCAGCGCTTATTACAGGGCGAAACGGTGCACCGCATGGAATATACCTTCAATAATCCCAACATTACGCCTAAAGAATTGGTTTTCAAGCCTAAGCCCATTATTGTAGTGGAGGGTATTTTTGTTTTCTACTATCCAGACGTAGCATCGCTGCTCGACTTGAAGATATTTATTGAAGCCAAAGAGCACATCAAGCTGAAGCGGCGCATCATTCGCGACAAAATAGAGCGAGGTTATGACCTTGAAGATGTTTTATATCGTTATGAGCGGCATGTAGCACCCACCTACGAGCGGTACATTGCACCTTTCCGTGAAGATGCTGATATTATAGTGCCCAACAACAAGCACATAAACACTGCGCTGGAAATGGTGCAGCTTTTTCTAAAGCAAAAAGTCAAAGAAAATGCCTAA